The DNA segment ATGATACTTATCCAAAATTAGCAAATTATTTTACTGGCTGGGATTTGACCAATGCTGACATAGGCCAATTAGCCAAATGGGATTTAGTAATCTTAACTCCTCAAGCCGTAGAAAGACAGCCGAAAATTTTAACGACATTAAGGCAAAAAAATCCGCGCATAAAAATCTTGGTCTATGTTTTGATGGAAGAAATTAATAATGAAATGCCGATTATTAATGCCTCGCCCTTTTATCAGCAAATTTACCAAAAAGTCAACCAAAATAATTGGTGGCTTAAGACTGCAGATGGCCAACACGTGGCCTGGTGGCCTAAAACCTGGATGATTAATGTGACAAATTCAAATGCGAAAGAGGCCTGGAATGATTTTTTACCACAGCTTGTTTATAATAATTTCCTAACAAATAATGATTGGGATGGCGTATTTTTTGATAATGTTTGGGATAACGTATCATGGCTGAATAAACCTATTGATACAAACAATGACAGCCTGGCGGATTCTCCTGCCTTAATGGACCAAAGATGGCAAGAGGGAATAACTAAAGTATTAACCGCAATAAAAAAACTGGCGCCTGATAAAATAATTGTTATTAACGCAAATTCTAACAATTATAATAATTTGCTTAATGGCCGCATGAAAGAAAATTTTCCAAACCAGAGTGAAGGCTATTGGACTGGCGCCATGAAAAATTATTTAACCAGCCAGGTCGGTTACCAACCGCAATATTATATTATTAATTCAAACACCAAGAATACCGGATCCAAAGATGATTACCGCAATTTTCGCTTTGGCTTAACTTCAACTTTACTCGGCAATGGCTATTATAGTTTTGACTATGGAGACCAAGGCCATACTAATGTCTGGTGGTTTGATGAATATAATTTCTTTTTGGGCAAAGGCGTAAGCGATCCCAAAAACTTGCTGGCTGCCGACTCCAAGGAAGTCAAACCCGGAGTCTGGCAAAGGGATTTTCAAAATGCCTTAGTTATAGTTAATTCAACTGAACAGGCTCAAAAAATTAATTTTGATGAGGAATATGAAAAAATTAAAGGATCCCAGGATACTTCTACTAATAACGGCTCTATTGTTAAAAGCCTGACGCTCAAAGCTCATGATGGTGTTATTCTCTTGCGCCGTATTGAAGAAATAAAAAACACACCTTATTATAATGGCTCTTTTGTACGCGCCTTTAACAAACTGGGCGATTCTGTCAGAAACGGCTTTTTTATTTATGACAAACAATTTAAAGGCAATACTCTGGTTGCAAAAAAAGATATCAATAAAGATGGCCGGCTTGAAACTATCTCTGCTGACCTGGCAAAAATTTCCATTTTTGATGCTAATAATATTTTACTTGATTCTTTTTATCCTTATGGCCAAGCTTATAACAAGGGCCTGAATTTTGCCATTACAGATTTTGAGAATGACGGCTTTTTTGAAATAGTCACTGGCACAATGCGCGGTTATGCTCCGCTGGTGAAAGTTTTTAATTATAAAGGCGAAGCTCAAGGTGAAGGTTTTTATGCTTACGCCAAAACTTATTTAGGCGGCGTTAATGTAGCAGCCGGAGATACTAATGGCAATGGCCAAAAAGAAATTGTTACCGGCGCTGGCTATATGGGCGGACCGCAGGTCAGAATTTTTGATAAAAACGGCAAAATACTGTCTGGCGGTTTTTTTGCTTATAGCAAAGATTTTCGCGGCGGAGTTAATGTTGCCTGCGGTGATATTGATGGCAATGGCATTGATGAAATTGTTACTGGCGCTGGTTATGGCGGGAGTTCTCATGTTCGTTATTTTAACAGTAAATTCCAGCCGCTAAGCCCTGGTTTTTGGGCTTTTGGCAAGAATTCTAAAACTGGAGTGCGTGTTTTTCTTAATGATTTAGATGGTGATGGCAAGCAGGAAATTCTAGCCGCTTCACCTGATACTTTTACCACAGCTATTAAATAAAGCATTTTTTACATTTATTTGCTAAACTTACTATATGAATGAGGAGCAACCAATAAAAAATTTACCTGGTGATAATGAAGATAAAAGGATTGTAAAAGTTGAAGCGAAACCAGTGGAAATTCAAAAAAAAGAGACAAAAGCTGGCTTAACAAAAATCAGCAATCTTAGAATTGATAAAATTGGCAGCCTGACTTTAAATATTATTGCCAAACCATTAAAAAATAGATATAACACTCATTATAAAAAAGAAAAACTATACCTGGTCATAGACATAATTTTGGCTGTAATTGTTTTGGTTTTGCTTGGCTCGCTCATTAATCTATGGTTATTTTCCAAAAATTCCCAGGTCCATCTAATGGATTTTAAAGTTACTGCTAATCCGACAAATCTAATTAATGGCCAGGCATCTGAATTTACCATAGACTATGCCAATAAAACAAATTCGGATTTATCTGATGTAATTCTAGTTTTAAAAATTCCCGACAGCTTAAAAAATCCTCAATATAATCTGCCTGATTTTAATTTAAAAACAAACACTTTGAATATCGGCAATTTGCCTGGCCATGCCCATGGCCAGCTGAATATCAAAGGATTTTTACTAGGCAACTATAATGACAATCATGAATTTATTGCTGCCATAACTTACAAAAATAAATATGGGCAAAGCCGGCAAGAATTTTTCAACCAATCTTTTACATTGACTGACTCGGTTGTTAAAGCCCAAATTATTTTACCGCCAAAAATTATTGCCAGCGGCAAATTTACAGCCAAAATAAATTTAAAAAATACTTCCAGCCTTGACTTTACAAATTTAAAAATAAAAATGCTCTGGCCTGATAATTTTTCATTCCTGAATTCTGACTTAGGCTCGCCATTATCCGCCGATCTTTGGCAAATAGAACAATTTAAAGCAAAGAGTGAAACCAGCTACAATTTTACTGGCAGGCTTTTTGGCCAAAAGCCCCAGGAAGAAAAATTTGAAGCTGAAATTTATGCTACTTCTGATCACACCGAGTATCTTTTAACCAAAGTGCAAAATTCTGCTCCTTTAGCATTTTCCAAATTAGAGCTGACCTTCTTAAATCAAGAAAACAACCGCTATATTTCACCGGGCGGAGAAACAACTTATACTTTGCATTATAAAAATAATGAAACTTACGCTCTAACCAATGTTGAAATTAGTTTAGACTTAAGCGGAGAATATGCAGGCAGCCTTAATCCTCTTAATTTTAACCAAAACACCAATCCTCAATTGGCTAAAATGGATCCAGGCGCTGAAGGCTCATTTGAAGTTCGAGCCAAAGCCAAGTCCATTATTAATTTTACTATTTACAAAGAAAATGGCTTTCAGCTGGAAGCGCGCATCAGTGCCGATTATGATGACCTGATGCAAAATAATCGC comes from the Patescibacteria group bacterium genome and includes:
- a CDS encoding putative glycoside hydrolase; this translates as MFFTKKPITKKFFLLFVAVLFAGFLFFPQKSQAAENDTYPKLANYFTGWDLTNADIGQLAKWDLVILTPQAVERQPKILTTLRQKNPRIKILVYVLMEEINNEMPIINASPFYQQIYQKVNQNNWWLKTADGQHVAWWPKTWMINVTNSNAKEAWNDFLPQLVYNNFLTNNDWDGVFFDNVWDNVSWLNKPIDTNNDSLADSPALMDQRWQEGITKVLTAIKKLAPDKIIVINANSNNYNNLLNGRMKENFPNQSEGYWTGAMKNYLTSQVGYQPQYYIINSNTKNTGSKDDYRNFRFGLTSTLLGNGYYSFDYGDQGHTNVWWFDEYNFFLGKGVSDPKNLLAADSKEVKPGVWQRDFQNALVIVNSTEQAQKINFDEEYEKIKGSQDTSTNNGSIVKSLTLKAHDGVILLRRIEEIKNTPYYNGSFVRAFNKLGDSVRNGFFIYDKQFKGNTLVAKKDINKDGRLETISADLAKISIFDANNILLDSFYPYGQAYNKGLNFAITDFENDGFFEIVTGTMRGYAPLVKVFNYKGEAQGEGFYAYAKTYLGGVNVAAGDTNGNGQKEIVTGAGYMGGPQVRIFDKNGKILSGGFFAYSKDFRGGVNVACGDIDGNGIDEIVTGAGYGGSSHVRYFNSKFQPLSPGFWAFGKNSKTGVRVFLNDLDGDGKQEILAASPDTFTTAIK